Proteins from a single region of Thermococcus sp.:
- a CDS encoding DUF61 family protein has protein sequence MNIENALIKEIYRINNHLPVRRPTLAQLLGQKEPFVRLRDGSSHSFRRSELEKIRALIDPGDEEKLLIPIVLEIVSDFRGYFRVRGRAAVKVIDKLIDSYDPLDEPQERLYPRYLLPKVRRELPTTTTYAFISE, from the coding sequence ATGAACATAGAAAACGCCCTCATAAAGGAAATCTACCGCATAAACAACCACCTCCCGGTAAGGCGGCCAACGCTGGCACAGCTCCTCGGACAGAAGGAACCTTTTGTTCGGCTCAGGGATGGCAGTAGTCACTCCTTCAGGAGGTCCGAGCTGGAGAAAATTAGAGCCCTTATAGACCCCGGCGACGAAGAAAAGCTCCTAATACCCATAGTCCTCGAAATAGTGAGTGACTTCAGGGGTTATTTCCGTGTTAGAGGAAGGGCCGCGGTCAAGGTCATAGACAAGTTGATTGACTCCTACGACCCCCTTGATGAACCACAGGAGAGGCTCTACCCGAGGTATCTCCTCCCAAAGGTCAGGCGCGAGTTACCGACGACGACAACCTATGCCTTCATATCGGAGTGA